The window GGGAATAATGTTGGTCGTGTTGGTGTTGGGATTTATTATATAAGAAGCATGCGGAATTACGTAAGCACTTGTCGAGCAGTTTGCCTTATGGCATTAAGTAATTCTTAATTCTCTTGGATCTTGGGTCTGAGCTCTGCTCTTCACGACTTTGCGATTCAGAACTGATCGCCTGACTCACTCGAGGTTGAATAATTACAGCCCTATCTCTCGCAATCGATGGCTAAAACAGGGAAGTGTATATTTTTTGCCTCTCAGTTCCCCCATCTCTTCCTGGAGCCTTTTGTTTATTCGAGCATGGCCAATTGATTAGGGCTCAGGTAATTTCAAGTTTAagcattttaaattaatgtGCCGTCCATTTTGCTCAAACCTTTAACACTGACTCTGCACTTTAGagccaaaaaattgaaatgaatCTACAATATCTGTTTGTAGATTTTGTTGCGCTTTGgcggagaatcgatttaaaaGGCTACATCGCATGCAAATTGGTTGATTTAAAAACCAATGTATAGGATTTGCATTGGGCCATATACGCTCGAGAATTGGATAAGTTTTGGAAAAGATGGCTATTGCTGTGGTCCATAATGTCCCTCCATGTACTTTTCAATGTTTTGAAGAGGacccccagaaattttgacaaaaaaattatgttcctaggttttgatgcagattgacgcagaatcgatctacaaatcgatcaaggtattcccttcgagaatcggatgagttttggcaaagatatggccatcgcagtgggccatattgtccttccatggacttttcaatattttgaagGAGACACCCTAGAAATTtcgacaaaaaatctaaaaaaaattacgttcctaggttttgatgcgGATTGACGcaaaatcgatctacaaatcgattaaggtattccgttctagaatcggatgagttttggcaaagatatggccatcgctgtggaccatattgtccttccatggaCTTTTCAACATGTTGAAGGGGACaccccagaaattttgacaaaaaatctcaaaaaaattatgttcCAACGTTTTGATGCATATTGACGCAGattcgatctacaaatcgatcaaggtattccgctcgagaaTAGGATGAGTTTggacaaagatatggccatcgctgtgggccatattgtccttccatgcacttttcaatattttgaagGGGAAACCCCAGAAATTtcgacaaaaaatataaaaaaaattatgttcctaggttttgatgcagattgacgcagaatcgatctacaaatcgattaaggtattccgctcgagaatcggataatttttggccaaagatatggccatcgctagAGATAGTGGAAAAGATATGACCTCCAAAGAAAATAATCCTAAAATAAACAACCTATTCCGATCGAATAAGACTTTAATAATGTAAAAATGACttcaaaatacaattttcGAGCTTTAATAACCGTAGATAAtaacattaaataaataacacaaAAATCCTAAAGTCCAAATGCAGTTGAAGAAAATGTCTCGGCTTAAAAGCATTACGTTCTGGACTGTGACATTGTTCCTTCTTGATATAGAAATGTGTCTTGGGATCGTCAGGGATGTCCGTACAGTGGGCCGTAATGGTACTTTGAGATATGAGCCCAAGGAATTGACCCTAGAACAGATGCAACTGATTTCCGATCTCTATGACGTTGGAGACCTAAAAAAAACAGTTCGGAAAATTTCGATTGAAAGAGTTCCTGGATCCCCAGGACATTCAAAAGTGCGAGACTATATAAGAGATTCTCTGGTTGATCTGCGCTGGAAAGTAGAGTTCGACATATTTACGGAAGAAGTACCGATCCTTGGGTCCGTCACATTTCACAATATAATTGCACGACATAATCCCCATGCCAAAAGGATTCTGATGCTGGGCTGTCACTACGATAGCAAGTACTTCAAGGAATTTAAGTTTGAAGGCGCCACGGATTCGGCGGTGTCATGTGCCCTGCTGCTCAATATGGCCAGAGCGTTACACGGGGAAATCCTGCGCAATGAGATCGGTCTGATGTTAGTGTTCTTTGATGGAGAGGAGGCTATCCAGAAATGGTCGAATAAGGATTCGCTCTATGGCGCCCGTCACTTGGCAGAAGTGTGGGAAAAGGAGGGCATCCTGGATCGCATCGATCTCTTCCTGCTCCTCGACTTAATCGGGGCCAAGGACCTGACCTTCAATAGTTTAATTCCAAGGACTCACAACTGGTTCCAACGACTCGTCCAGCTGGAGGATCAATTGATCAAGACGGGAATCCTGAAAACGAATCGTACTATTTTCAAGTTTATCACCGGATCGGATCCCAAGGACGATCATATTCCATTTGCCAAACGACAGGTTCCGGTGATCCATTTAATAGCCGCCGACTATCCGGCGTTTTGGCATTTGCCCGAGGACGTGGAGGAGAATGTCGACTACAATACCACGGAGCAAGTGGGTCTTGTCCTCAAAATGTTCGTTATGGAATATCTTCTGTCGGCACCAACTTTTAAGCCACATTATGTATCCTCCAACAGCAATGGAGCCGATGTACTGAAAAATTATCTTCCCCTTCTGTTGGGCATCTGTGGTTTGATTTTGGTTTTAATATACCGAAAGTTAAATATGTATAGAaagtaatatttaattatagttAGATATAGAAGATAAGTAtgcatacattttttatttaaatcctCCCACAGTAGCCATTTGAT of the Drosophila ananassae strain 14024-0371.13 chromosome 2R, ASM1763931v2, whole genome shotgun sequence genome contains:
- the LOC6507189 gene encoding glutaminyl-peptide cyclotransferase; its protein translation is MQLKKMSRLKSITFWTVTLFLLDIEMCLGIVRDVRTVGRNGTLRYEPKELTLEQMQLISDLYDVGDLKKTVRKISIERVPGSPGHSKVRDYIRDSLVDLRWKVEFDIFTEEVPILGSVTFHNIIARHNPHAKRILMLGCHYDSKYFKEFKFEGATDSAVSCALLLNMARALHGEILRNEIGLMLVFFDGEEAIQKWSNKDSLYGARHLAEVWEKEGILDRIDLFLLLDLIGAKDLTFNSLIPRTHNWFQRLVQLEDQLIKTGILKTNRTIFKFITGSDPKDDHIPFAKRQVPVIHLIAADYPAFWHLPEDVEENVDYNTTEQVGLVLKMFVMEYLLSAPTFKPHYVSSNSNGADVLKNYLPLLLGICGLILVLIYRKLNMYRK